One part of the Thermodesulfovibrio sp. 3462-1 genome encodes these proteins:
- the atpG gene encoding ATP synthase F1 subunit gamma, producing the protein MPTLRDIRKKIKAIQGTKKITSAMKMVAAAKLRKVQDSMLRYRPYATKMQQVLADLAAAVETRSDLPPLLLRRPIKTVEVLVITSDKGLCGAFNTNILRVATKEIDRLKKEGLNTTISVVGRKARDYFKRREIPLKNIWTGISGKLQYTHAQMIAQEMINAYVTEAVDEVVIIYNEFKSVISQRVVVNRILPIGRIETEPVEQPFYPFTYEPRAPELFAMLLPIYIEIQIYRALLESQAAEEAARMTAMDNATKNCDELIKKTTLIANKVRQASITKELMDIVGGVEALKQSEG; encoded by the coding sequence ATGCCAACATTAAGAGATATAAGAAAAAAAATAAAAGCAATACAGGGAACAAAAAAGATCACCTCTGCTATGAAAATGGTGGCAGCAGCCAAGCTCCGCAAGGTTCAGGATAGTATGCTCAGATACAGACCTTATGCTACAAAAATGCAACAGGTTCTTGCAGATCTGGCTGCAGCAGTCGAGACAAGAAGTGATCTTCCACCTCTGCTTTTAAGAAGACCTATTAAGACAGTAGAAGTACTGGTTATTACATCTGATAAAGGACTCTGCGGAGCCTTTAATACTAATATTTTAAGAGTTGCCACAAAAGAGATAGACAGGCTAAAGAAGGAAGGTTTAAATACTACAATTTCAGTGGTTGGGAGAAAAGCAAGAGATTATTTCAAAAGAAGAGAGATTCCCCTTAAAAATATATGGACGGGAATTTCTGGAAAACTTCAATACACTCACGCTCAAATGATAGCCCAGGAGATGATTAATGCTTATGTAACTGAAGCAGTTGATGAAGTGGTGATCATTTACAATGAATTTAAATCCGTGATATCTCAAAGGGTTGTAGTAAACAGAATTCTTCCAATTGGCAGAATAGAAACTGAACCTGTGGAGCAGCCTTTTTATCCATTTACCTATGAGCCAAGAGCACCTGAATTGTTTGCAATGTTACTGCCAATCTATATAGAAATTCAGATTTACAGAGCACTTTTGGAATCACAGGCAGCAGAAGAGGCAGCAAGAATGACAGCAATGGATAATGCCACGAAGAACTGTGATGAGTTAATTAAGAAGACAACTCTTATAGCAAACAAGGTAAGACAGGCATCAATCACAAAAGAGCTTATGGACATAGTTGGTGGTGTGGAAGCTTTAAAACAAAGTGAAGGATAA
- the atpH gene encoding ATP synthase F1 subunit delta — MRKVRGAKAKKYAKQFLSLVNLDQVPEIAGKLETMALLMQKEKQFRNMLASPSFNEQERAGVINYLCEKLALPEEAKKFLTFLSIEGVLVGLGEIVKYINALYLEAKKKVKGVVTSAVELPESIKQKIVESLRAITGRDIELQYEIDPSLLGGVRVKVGSTMYDLSIKGQLGLLRDKLIKG; from the coding sequence TTGAGAAAGGTAAGAGGAGCTAAGGCAAAAAAATATGCAAAACAATTTTTAAGCCTGGTTAATCTTGACCAGGTTCCTGAAATTGCAGGCAAATTAGAAACAATGGCTCTGCTTATGCAGAAAGAAAAGCAGTTCAGAAACATGCTTGCATCTCCCTCATTTAATGAGCAAGAAAGAGCTGGAGTGATTAACTATCTCTGTGAGAAATTGGCACTTCCTGAAGAAGCAAAGAAATTTCTCACTTTCCTCAGTATTGAAGGGGTGCTTGTTGGATTGGGAGAAATTGTAAAATATATCAATGCACTTTATCTGGAAGCCAAGAAAAAGGTTAAAGGCGTGGTTACATCTGCTGTGGAGCTTCCTGAAAGTATCAAGCAAAAGATTGTTGAATCTCTCAGAGCAATTACTGGCAGAGATATTGAATTGCAATATGAGATTGACCCTTCACTGCTTGGTGGAGTCAGGGTTAAAGTGGGTAGTACCATGTATGACTTGAGCATAAAAGGCCAGTTAGGTCTTTTAAGAGATAAGCTTATAAAGGGGTGA
- a CDS encoding F0F1 ATP synthase subunit epsilon — protein MADKLKLEVITPYGEVVNEEVDEVYTTGAEGDFGVLPGHCPFMTAIRIGSLSYKKDGQMHYLFVNRGYCEVLNDRVLVLVGSAERVEEIDIERAKAALARAEERIRKAQAGETDIDLARAQAALERATIRIQLATKLIPR, from the coding sequence ATGGCAGATAAATTGAAGTTAGAAGTTATAACTCCCTATGGAGAAGTAGTAAACGAAGAAGTGGATGAAGTCTATACTACAGGTGCAGAAGGAGATTTTGGAGTATTGCCAGGGCATTGTCCTTTTATGACAGCCATCAGAATTGGCTCTCTCTCATACAAAAAAGATGGACAGATGCATTATCTTTTCGTTAATAGGGGATATTGTGAAGTGTTGAATGATAGAGTTTTAGTGTTAGTTGGAAGTGCTGAGAGAGTTGAGGAAATTGATATTGAAAGAGCTAAAGCTGCATTAGCTCGTGCAGAGGAGAGAATTCGTAAAGCTCAGGCTGGTGAAACAGATATTGATCTTGCAAGAGCTCAGGCAGCCCTGGAAAGAGCAACCATAAGAATTCAACTTGCTACAAAGCTTATTCCAAGGTAG
- a CDS encoding LptA/OstA family protein has translation MSILRSSFIFLVALFLFINPVLAQDKKEMPEPIIITSKTLINDSKTKTATFEGNVVAKRGEVTLYANKMIVYYEDEQKGGNIKMIEAIGDVKLVKADRVITSHKATYLPEPEERVIFTGEPRATEGKNLVTGEKITYFMKDDRSVVEKSKVYLKEKKSGK, from the coding sequence TTGTCTATTCTAAGAAGTAGTTTTATATTTTTAGTAGCTTTGTTTCTTTTTATTAATCCAGTTTTGGCTCAGGACAAAAAGGAAATGCCAGAGCCTATAATAATAACCTCAAAAACGCTTATAAATGATAGTAAAACAAAAACAGCTACTTTTGAGGGAAATGTTGTTGCTAAAAGAGGAGAGGTTACATTGTATGCAAATAAAATGATTGTTTATTATGAAGATGAGCAAAAAGGTGGGAATATAAAAATGATAGAGGCAATAGGAGATGTAAAGCTTGTAAAGGCAGACAGAGTTATTACCTCCCATAAGGCAACATATCTTCCTGAGCCAGAAGAAAGAGTAATATTTACTGGAGAGCCAAGAGCAACAGAGGGTAAAAATCTTGTAACAGGTGAAAAGATAACATATTTCATGAAAGATGACAGATCAGTTGTGGAAAAAAGTAAGGTTTATTTAAAAGAGAAAAAATCAGGAAAATGA
- the atpA gene encoding F0F1 ATP synthase subunit alpha, which translates to MELKMEEISEYLKKQIADFEKKADVSEIGIVTSVGDGVARIYGLDNCMASEMLELPNGVYGMALNLEEDNVGAILFGDDRLIKEGDIVKRTGRVMETPVGEELIGRVVNAVGMPIDGKGPINAKHFRKVDVIAPGIIKRQPVKEPLQTGIKAIDAMIPIGRGQRELVIGDRQTGKTAILLDTIINQKGQNCICIYVACGQRRQSVVQVVETLKKYGAMDHTIVVAATASEPAAMQYIAPYVGCAMGEYFRDKGMHALVCYDDLTKQAYAYRQISLILRRPPGREAYPGDVFYLHSRLLERAAKLSDAEGGGSLTALPVIETQAGDVSGYIPTNVISITDGQIYLEPELFYAGVRPAINVGLSVSRVGGSAQIKAMKQVAGMLRLDLAQYRELAAFAQFAADLDKATRALLERGQRMVELLKQDQYVPMPVEDQIMLIFAGTQGHLDDLPVSAIKAFEQGFLSFIRSQKEDLRKEIREKKELDDTLKQKITDAILEFKKTFQP; encoded by the coding sequence ATGGAACTTAAGATGGAAGAAATTAGTGAGTACCTTAAAAAGCAGATTGCTGACTTTGAGAAGAAGGCTGATGTCAGCGAAATCGGAATTGTTACTTCTGTTGGTGACGGTGTTGCAAGAATTTACGGATTGGATAACTGCATGGCTTCCGAAATGCTTGAGCTACCAAATGGTGTTTACGGAATGGCTCTCAATCTTGAAGAAGACAATGTAGGTGCAATTCTGTTTGGTGATGACAGACTGATAAAAGAAGGTGATATTGTTAAAAGAACTGGAAGGGTTATGGAAACACCAGTTGGAGAAGAGCTCATTGGAAGAGTTGTCAATGCAGTTGGAATGCCAATTGACGGTAAAGGTCCAATTAATGCAAAACACTTTAGAAAAGTTGATGTTATTGCACCTGGAATTATTAAAAGACAGCCTGTTAAGGAGCCTTTGCAGACAGGTATTAAGGCAATAGATGCAATGATTCCAATAGGAAGAGGACAGAGAGAGCTTGTTATTGGTGACCGTCAGACTGGTAAGACAGCAATTCTGCTTGATACAATCATTAATCAGAAGGGACAAAATTGTATATGTATATATGTTGCATGCGGGCAGAGACGTCAGAGTGTTGTTCAGGTTGTTGAGACTCTGAAAAAATATGGTGCAATGGATCATACAATTGTTGTTGCAGCCACTGCCTCAGAACCTGCTGCCATGCAGTATATTGCCCCATATGTTGGCTGTGCAATGGGTGAATACTTTAGAGATAAAGGCATGCATGCACTTGTATGTTATGATGACCTTACAAAGCAGGCTTATGCATACAGGCAGATTTCATTGATTCTTAGAAGACCACCAGGAAGAGAAGCATATCCTGGTGATGTATTTTATCTCCACTCCAGATTGCTTGAAAGAGCAGCTAAGCTCTCTGATGCAGAGGGTGGTGGTTCTCTTACAGCACTTCCAGTTATTGAAACACAGGCTGGTGACGTTTCTGGATATATTCCAACAAACGTTATTTCTATTACAGATGGTCAGATATATCTTGAACCTGAGCTTTTCTATGCCGGTGTCCGTCCTGCTATTAATGTGGGACTATCAGTTAGCCGTGTTGGTGGTTCAGCACAGATTAAAGCTATGAAACAGGTTGCAGGAATGTTAAGGCTTGACCTTGCACAATACAGAGAGCTTGCAGCATTTGCTCAGTTTGCTGCAGATCTTGATAAAGCTACAAGAGCATTACTTGAAAGAGGACAGAGAATGGTGGAACTTCTGAAACAGGACCAGTACGTTCCAATGCCTGTTGAAGATCAGATAATGCTCATTTTCGCAGGAACTCAGGGACATCTTGATGATTTACCTGTTTCTGCTATTAAAGCATTTGAACAGGGCTTCCTGAGCTTTATAAGAAGCCAGAAAGAAGACCTTAGAAAAGAAATCAGAGAAAAGAAAGAGCTTGATGATACATTAAAACAAAAAATTACAGATGCTATCTTAGAGTTTAAAAAGACATTTCAGCCTTAA
- the raiA gene encoding ribosome-associated translation inhibitor RaiA, whose amino-acid sequence MKITIRGKNIDVTEALKQYIEKRVSKFERFLNDASEAIVTISTEKFTHKIDVLLKVNGHLIQAEGKTEDLYSAVDQVVEKLEKQVLKYKEKIQNKNKKEAVKYPTTAPQEIEQVKRIVKYKKFDLRPMSPEEAVDQMELLDKDFFIFLNSFTGDVNVVYRRKDGNFGLIEPAR is encoded by the coding sequence ATGAAGATAACAATCAGAGGGAAAAACATTGATGTCACAGAAGCATTAAAACAGTATATTGAGAAAAGAGTGAGTAAATTTGAAAGGTTTTTAAATGATGCTTCAGAGGCAATAGTAACAATAAGCACAGAAAAGTTTACTCACAAAATAGATGTTTTGTTAAAAGTAAATGGGCATTTAATACAGGCTGAAGGCAAAACAGAAGACCTTTATTCAGCAGTGGATCAGGTCGTGGAGAAGCTTGAAAAACAGGTTTTGAAGTATAAAGAGAAGATTCAAAATAAAAATAAAAAAGAAGCAGTTAAATATCCTACTACAGCTCCTCAAGAAATAGAACAGGTAAAGAGAATTGTTAAATATAAAAAATTTGATTTAAGACCGATGTCTCCAGAGGAAGCAGTTGACCAGATGGAACTTTTAGATAAAGATTTCTTTATTTTCCTTAACTCATTTACTGGAGATGTCAATGTGGTGTACAGAAGAAAAGATGGCAATTTTGGCTTAATTGAGCCAGCCAGATAA
- the rapZ gene encoding RNase adapter RapZ, with amino-acid sequence MSQPDKLNSEKFIVIVTGLSGAGKTVTLRTLEDIGFFCVDNLPPPVILEFLKLLQKHTTFRNIAIGIDIRVQQFFEEAIKLIKKIKKSYKTEVLFLEADDEAILLRYKETRRPHPLSGYVSDLIEAIKKERAMLYPLRSFSERIIDTSRFNPHQLKSLIRSIYAAEEILPSVIVISFGYKKGVPMNADLVFDARFLPNPYFVPSLTELSGKDKPVRDFVLKQKETIEFLKYIKNFLNFAVSGYKKEGRAYITIAIGCTGGRHRSVVLAEEIAEYIKSLSLNPVVIHRDL; translated from the coding sequence TTGAGCCAGCCAGATAAGTTGAATTCTGAAAAATTTATAGTAATAGTAACAGGACTTTCTGGCGCAGGTAAAACCGTAACTCTTAGAACGCTGGAAGATATAGGATTTTTTTGCGTAGATAATCTTCCACCTCCGGTTATACTGGAGTTTTTAAAGTTGCTTCAGAAGCACACAACTTTTAGAAATATTGCAATAGGAATTGACATTAGAGTTCAACAATTTTTTGAAGAAGCGATAAAACTTATTAAAAAAATAAAAAAATCATATAAAACAGAAGTTTTGTTTCTTGAAGCTGATGATGAGGCAATTCTTTTAAGATATAAAGAAACAAGAAGACCTCATCCCCTTTCAGGTTATGTCAGCGATTTAATTGAGGCAATCAAAAAGGAAAGAGCTATGCTTTATCCTCTCAGAAGCTTTTCTGAAAGAATAATTGATACATCACGATTTAATCCTCATCAGTTGAAGTCTTTAATTCGTTCAATTTATGCAGCAGAAGAAATACTGCCTTCAGTAATTGTTATTTCTTTTGGCTATAAAAAGGGTGTCCCTATGAATGCTGATCTTGTTTTTGACGCAAGATTCCTGCCCAATCCTTATTTTGTGCCTTCTTTAACAGAGTTAAGCGGCAAAGATAAACCAGTAAGAGATTTTGTATTGAAACAGAAGGAAACAATTGAATTTTTGAAGTATATCAAGAACTTTTTGAATTTTGCGGTTTCAGGGTATAAAAAAGAAGGAAGAGCTTATATAACAATAGCAATTGGATGTACTGGAGGCAGGCACAGGTCAGTGGTTTTAGCAGAAGAAATAGCTGAGTATATAAAAAGCCTTTCTCTTAATCCTGTGGTGATTCACAGAGATTTATAA
- the lptC gene encoding LPS export ABC transporter periplasmic protein LptC, with protein MKKLILIFSSIFFVVILFVVFNYLDKEHPIKVKVSMEGSFFRDAQFIQKKDGQLKLQLFSKEALMSDDGKLMDLRELTMFFPEKNLTVKARKGFYWIESGDLILSEGIEGFSKDYKIYGTEAYWSAKDKTLYSDNPLKIEGNRFIIEGNSGKASENLIELKKGVKAIVYSKK; from the coding sequence ATGAAAAAACTGATTTTGATTTTTTCGAGTATATTTTTTGTGGTGATTTTGTTTGTAGTGTTTAATTATCTGGACAAAGAGCATCCTATTAAGGTAAAGGTTTCAATGGAAGGTTCTTTTTTTAGAGATGCTCAGTTTATTCAGAAAAAAGATGGGCAGTTGAAACTACAACTTTTTTCAAAAGAAGCTTTAATGAGTGATGATGGGAAGTTAATGGATTTACGGGAGCTTACAATGTTTTTCCCTGAAAAAAATCTTACTGTAAAAGCCAGAAAGGGATTTTACTGGATTGAATCCGGCGACCTTATTTTAAGTGAAGGAATAGAAGGATTTTCAAAGGACTATAAAATTTATGGCACAGAGGCTTACTGGAGTGCGAAGGATAAAACTCTTTATTCCGATAATCCACTTAAGATTGAAGGAAACAGGTTTATTATAGAAGGCAACTCTGGCAAAGCCAGTGAGAATTTGATAGAATTAAAGAAAGGGGTGAAAGCAATTGTCTATTCTAAGAAGTAG
- the rpoN gene encoding RNA polymerase factor sigma-54, with protein sequence MVLEQKTELRLTQKLALTPQLQLQLKLLQLPQLELSQFIELQLMENPMLEIDEETENNHEKEISEEIEEPIAVDKLEKIMIDEYFAERADDGRDLGYFTPGIEEKPSFELFYSTTSDLWEYLLWQLRLSKASDEIRAVAEIIIGNIDEDGYLKATEEEIAKIADTNIETVKKAIELVQEFDPPGVGARDIKECLILQIKALDLGNTLVQFVVEEHLEDIRKKKYETIAKKFNVSIDEVIKAVKIIEKLEPRPGRNFSKAQVNIPVPDVYVNKVEGEYQIILNDEGIPKLRLSKLYRELFTEKDLSSDEKKYLKEKFKNAIELLRSIEQRNRTIYRVTESLIKFQREFFDKGVSYLKPLNLKDVASDLGLHESTISRVTSNKYLACEHGVFNFRFFFSNALPSNHGSVSTTFVKELIQKIINEENPANPLSDQEISDMLKKQGIDIARRTVAKYREELKIPPKSLRKLKNY encoded by the coding sequence ATGGTACTTGAACAGAAAACTGAGTTAAGGCTTACGCAGAAACTGGCACTTACACCGCAGCTTCAGCTTCAGCTAAAGCTTTTACAGTTACCACAGCTTGAACTCAGTCAGTTTATTGAACTTCAGTTAATGGAAAATCCTATGCTTGAAATAGATGAAGAGACTGAAAACAATCATGAAAAAGAAATTTCAGAAGAAATTGAAGAACCCATAGCAGTTGATAAATTAGAAAAGATAATGATAGATGAATATTTTGCTGAAAGAGCTGATGATGGTAGAGATCTTGGCTATTTTACCCCAGGCATAGAGGAAAAGCCTTCCTTTGAACTTTTTTATTCAACGACCTCTGACCTCTGGGAATATCTCCTGTGGCAACTAAGATTAAGCAAGGCTTCAGATGAAATAAGAGCAGTGGCAGAGATAATTATTGGTAACATTGATGAAGACGGATATCTTAAGGCAACAGAGGAAGAAATAGCAAAAATTGCAGATACAAATATTGAGACTGTAAAGAAAGCAATTGAACTTGTTCAGGAATTTGATCCTCCAGGAGTTGGCGCAAGGGATATTAAAGAATGTTTAATCTTGCAGATAAAAGCACTTGATCTTGGAAATACTCTTGTTCAGTTTGTTGTTGAAGAGCATCTTGAAGATATAAGAAAGAAGAAATATGAAACCATAGCGAAGAAATTTAATGTCTCTATTGATGAAGTCATTAAAGCAGTAAAAATCATAGAGAAACTTGAACCAAGACCCGGTAGAAATTTTTCTAAAGCACAGGTGAACATTCCAGTTCCTGATGTTTATGTAAACAAAGTTGAAGGTGAATATCAGATTATATTGAATGACGAAGGAATTCCAAAGCTAAGGTTAAGCAAACTTTACAGGGAGCTTTTTACAGAAAAAGATTTATCTTCTGATGAAAAGAAATATCTGAAAGAAAAATTTAAAAATGCTATAGAGCTTTTAAGAAGCATAGAGCAGAGAAATAGAACAATTTACAGAGTAACTGAAAGTCTGATCAAATTTCAGAGAGAGTTTTTTGATAAAGGTGTTAGCTATTTAAAACCCCTCAATTTGAAGGATGTAGCGAGTGATCTCGGACTTCATGAAAGCACAATAAGCAGGGTAACCTCAAATAAGTATCTTGCCTGTGAACATGGTGTATTTAATTTCCGATTTTTTTTCAGCAATGCCTTGCCATCCAATCATGGAAGTGTTTCCACTACTTTTGTAAAGGAGCTAATTCAAAAAATTATAAACGAGGAAAATCCAGCAAATCCTCTTTCTGATCAGGAAATTTCAGATATGTTAAAAAAACAGGGTATAGATATTGCCAGAAGAACTGTTGCAAAATATAGAGAAGAGCTTAAAATTCCACCAAAATCTTTGAGAAAACTAAAAAATTATTAG
- the atpD gene encoding F0F1 ATP synthase subunit beta, protein MNVGKVVQVIGTVVDCEFEGQLPEVLNALRIDEPGDPQKGIPEIHLTLEVAMHLGENRVRTIAMGSTDGLVRGMKVVDTGAPIKVPVGKPVLGRIINVIGEPVDEIGPIQANEYYPIHIPAPDFTAQSPTTQQFETGVKVFDLLVPFVRGGKMGMFGGAGVGKTVIIMEMIHNIAMKHGGVSVFAGVGERTREGNDLYLEMKHSGVLPQVALVYGQMNEPPGVRARVALTALTVAEYFRDQGQDVLIFIDNIFRYTLAGSEVSALLGRMPSAVGYQPTLSTEMGALQERITTTAKGSITSMQAIYVPADDLTDPAVAAVFAHLDGTVVLSRQIAELGIYPAVDPLDSTSRILDPRIIGEEHYQVARGVQAVLQRYKELQDIIAILGIEELSEDDKLTVARARKLQRFLSQPFHVAETFTGTPGRYVKLEDTIKGFKAILDGKYDDLPEQAFYMVGPIEEVEEKAKKMGYTRQV, encoded by the coding sequence ATGAACGTAGGCAAGGTAGTACAGGTTATTGGAACAGTGGTTGACTGTGAATTTGAAGGACAGTTGCCTGAAGTTTTAAATGCTCTAAGAATAGATGAACCTGGTGATCCTCAGAAGGGTATTCCAGAGATTCATCTAACCCTGGAAGTTGCTATGCATCTCGGTGAAAATAGAGTAAGAACAATAGCTATGGGTTCAACAGACGGACTTGTAAGAGGAATGAAGGTTGTTGACACGGGTGCACCAATTAAAGTTCCTGTTGGTAAGCCTGTTCTTGGAAGAATTATAAATGTTATTGGTGAACCTGTCGATGAAATAGGTCCAATTCAGGCTAATGAGTATTATCCAATTCATATTCCAGCTCCTGATTTTACAGCCCAGTCTCCAACAACCCAGCAGTTTGAAACAGGTGTTAAAGTTTTTGACCTTCTTGTCCCATTCGTCAGAGGCGGTAAAATGGGAATGTTTGGTGGTGCAGGAGTTGGTAAAACAGTCATCATTATGGAAATGATTCATAACATCGCAATGAAACACGGTGGTGTTTCAGTTTTTGCAGGTGTTGGTGAAAGAACCCGTGAAGGAAATGACCTTTATCTTGAAATGAAGCATTCTGGAGTTTTACCTCAGGTTGCCCTTGTTTACGGACAGATGAACGAGCCACCAGGAGTTAGAGCACGTGTTGCTCTTACAGCACTTACAGTTGCAGAATACTTCAGAGATCAGGGACAGGACGTTCTAATATTTATAGATAACATTTTCAGATACACTCTTGCAGGATCAGAAGTTTCTGCTCTCTTAGGAAGAATGCCATCAGCAGTTGGTTATCAACCAACACTTTCAACAGAAATGGGAGCGTTGCAGGAAAGAATTACAACAACAGCAAAAGGTTCAATTACATCCATGCAGGCAATATATGTTCCAGCAGACGACTTAACAGACCCAGCAGTTGCAGCAGTTTTTGCTCATCTTGATGGAACAGTTGTTCTTTCCCGTCAGATTGCAGAGCTTGGAATTTATCCAGCAGTGGATCCTCTGGATTCAACAAGCCGAATTCTTGATCCAAGAATAATTGGTGAGGAACATTATCAGGTTGCAAGAGGAGTTCAAGCAGTTCTTCAGAGATATAAAGAATTGCAGGACATCATAGCAATTCTTGGAATTGAAGAGCTTTCAGAAGATGATAAACTCACTGTTGCAAGAGCAAGAAAGCTTCAGAGATTCCTTAGCCAGCCATTCCATGTAGCAGAAACCTTTACAGGAACACCTGGAAGATATGTAAAGCTTGAGGATACAATAAAAGGCTTTAAAGCAATTCTTGATGGTAAATACGATGATCTTCCAGAGCAGGCATTCTACATGGTTGGTCCAATAGAAGAAGTGGAGGAAAAAGCCAAGAAAATGGGATATACAAGGCAGGTATAA
- the lptB gene encoding LPS export ABC transporter ATP-binding protein codes for MSTLKVENLKKSFGKKEAVKSISFKVESGEVVGLLGPNGAGKTTTFYMITGIIKPDSGSIFLDDKNISSMPIYERARLGLGYLPQEPSIFRKLTVRENLKAVLEIKYDDDKNALSRIDEEVNEILKEFNLTEFADREGYKLSGGERRRAEIARAIALKPIFMLFDEPFAGIDPLAVVELKKTIKHLKDRGIGVIITDHNVRETLSITDRAFIIHSGKLLAEGGPDTLINDPVVREAYLGEEFKL; via the coding sequence ATGAGCACTCTTAAGGTTGAAAATTTAAAAAAAAGCTTTGGTAAAAAGGAAGCTGTTAAGAGTATCAGCTTTAAAGTAGAAAGCGGAGAGGTTGTTGGTTTACTTGGTCCTAATGGTGCCGGGAAAACAACCACATTTTACATGATAACAGGAATAATAAAGCCTGACAGTGGCAGTATCTTTCTTGATGATAAGAACATTTCATCAATGCCAATTTATGAAAGAGCAAGACTTGGATTGGGATACCTTCCTCAAGAACCTTCTATATTTAGAAAGTTAACAGTTAGAGAGAATCTGAAGGCTGTTCTTGAAATTAAATACGACGATGATAAAAATGCTTTATCAAGAATTGACGAAGAGGTTAATGAAATTCTTAAAGAATTTAATTTAACAGAGTTTGCAGACAGAGAAGGATACAAACTTTCAGGTGGTGAACGTAGAAGAGCTGAGATTGCAAGGGCAATTGCATTAAAACCTATTTTTATGCTTTTTGATGAACCATTTGCAGGTATAGATCCTCTTGCTGTGGTTGAACTAAAAAAAACAATAAAGCATTTAAAAGACAGAGGAATTGGAGTAATAATAACAGACCATAATGTGAGAGAGACTCTTTCTATAACTGATAGAGCATTTATTATACACAGCGGTAAATTGCTTGCCGAGGGTGGCCCAGATACTTTGATTAATGATCCAGTGGTAAGAGAAGCTTATTTAGGGGAGGAGTTTAAACTATAA
- the atpF gene encoding F0F1 ATP synthase subunit B: MLEFNNWFFVLMIQFFVLMFILNAILFKPMMELFRQREQTIKGALEEAQLMNEKKEKAIAQMNADLAQAKAQAKSIINALREEGLSYQREVVSNAEKEAVQMIEKARAEIKAETERIRAALRQEVERLSEEIVNKLIKV, encoded by the coding sequence ATGTTAGAGTTCAACAATTGGTTTTTTGTCTTAATGATTCAATTTTTTGTATTGATGTTTATTCTTAATGCTATTCTCTTTAAGCCAATGATGGAGCTTTTCAGGCAGAGAGAACAGACAATTAAAGGTGCTCTGGAAGAAGCTCAACTGATGAATGAAAAGAAGGAAAAAGCCATTGCTCAGATGAATGCAGATCTGGCTCAGGCAAAGGCTCAGGCAAAAAGTATTATCAATGCTTTAAGAGAGGAAGGGCTTTCTTATCAGAGAGAAGTTGTCTCTAATGCTGAAAAAGAAGCTGTTCAGATGATTGAAAAAGCAAGAGCAGAAATTAAAGCAGAAACAGAAAGAATAAGAGCAGCGCTCAGGCAGGAAGTTGAAAGACTTTCTGAAGAGATTGTGAATAAACTGATAAAGGTTTGA
- the atpF gene encoding F0F1 ATP synthase subunit B, which translates to MKKSIISILMIVIFASSAMAAGAEHAGGSSKSWIYQFINFAILVFLLVKFLGKPLKKFFAQRRELIEKSIKESQEAKELAKKALQEVEEKLKLKDKEVQDILDTAKKIGEQEKLKIIEESDKLKEKILEQAKTNIEFEVKMAKDALRLEAAELAIQLSEQKLKEKITPEEQEKLLQESIKIIEGRKN; encoded by the coding sequence ATGAAAAAATCAATAATTTCAATACTAATGATAGTTATATTTGCTTCATCAGCAATGGCAGCAGGGGCAGAGCATGCTGGAGGGAGTTCAAAAAGCTGGATTTATCAGTTCATTAATTTTGCCATACTTGTCTTTCTTCTTGTTAAATTCTTAGGTAAGCCCCTTAAAAAGTTTTTTGCTCAGAGAAGAGAATTAATTGAGAAGAGTATAAAAGAATCACAGGAAGCCAAAGAGCTTGCTAAGAAAGCTCTTCAGGAAGTAGAGGAAAAACTTAAATTAAAGGATAAAGAAGTTCAGGATATTTTGGATACAGCCAAAAAAATTGGAGAGCAGGAAAAATTAAAGATTATAGAGGAAAGTGATAAATTAAAGGAAAAAATTCTTGAACAGGCTAAAACAAATATTGAATTTGAAGTTAAGATGGCAAAGGATGCACTAAGACTTGAGGCAGCGGAGCTTGCAATTCAGCTCAGTGAACAAAAATTAAAAGAGAAAATTACACCTGAAGAGCAAGAAAAGCTTCTTCAGGAATCAATAAAAATAATAGAGGGGCGGAAAAATTGA